From a single Bremerella cremea genomic region:
- a CDS encoding FliO/MopB family protein — translation MRNAIVIGCLVGWGLVIAHASQGYGNGLSGSQAPPNQPMQIRAPQAEPPRFPPLAQALHVEEVAQQPAANPQLPAVAPPADSGEALPLPRKLSHDTDEASAIPTFNFQSNKTASIAASLFVVIGLFLVFAWVGKKNMKPGSGRLSKEIIQVLGKSQLSGKQQLELVRVGQKLLLLCVTPHSVETLTEITEPTEVERLLAIVRQDSPGSMSSSFQEVLSQMGHKPARGFLEA, via the coding sequence ATGCGGAACGCCATCGTCATTGGATGCCTCGTTGGATGGGGGCTGGTGATTGCCCACGCAAGCCAAGGCTACGGCAATGGGCTTTCCGGCAGTCAAGCACCTCCGAACCAGCCGATGCAGATCCGCGCCCCGCAGGCCGAACCGCCTCGGTTCCCCCCGTTGGCTCAAGCGTTGCATGTAGAAGAAGTAGCCCAACAACCGGCGGCTAACCCGCAGCTTCCTGCGGTTGCACCGCCTGCCGATTCAGGCGAGGCATTGCCTTTGCCTCGCAAGCTCAGCCATGACACGGACGAAGCCTCTGCGATTCCTACGTTTAACTTTCAAAGTAATAAAACGGCCAGTATCGCGGCCAGCTTGTTTGTGGTGATCGGCTTGTTTCTGGTTTTTGCTTGGGTCGGCAAGAAGAACATGAAGCCTGGCAGTGGCCGGCTTTCCAAAGAGATTATTCAGGTGCTTGGTAAAAGCCAACTTAGTGGCAAGCAGCAGTTAGAACTTGTTCGCGTGGGGCAGAAACTTCTGTTGCTGTGCGTCACACCTCATAGTGTTGAAACCTTGACTGAGATCACTGAACCAACGGAAGTCGAACGCCTACTGGCCATTGTTCGCCAAGACTCGCCTGGCAGCATGAGCTCGTCCTTTCAGGAAGTGTTATCGCAGATGGGGCATAAACCAGCACGCGGATTCCTTGAGGCTTAA
- the fliN gene encoding flagellar motor switch protein FliN yields MTNDDQMGQDEIEELLRQAQSGGMGASEAAPEKASQDLEALDQSEIEALFSTPGASEAPKPKPKPQAAPAATATQPSAAPAAGGEAHDDMEYLLNQAEAALASLDSPSQNMPAGISPFTLRDFGGSPASTDKTTIDLVRDVELDVKIELGQAEMYLEEVLQMKKGSVVPLDKLAGDPVDIFVNGRLIAKGEVLILNDNFCVRITELIVGDSVI; encoded by the coding sequence ATGACCAACGACGATCAAATGGGACAGGACGAGATCGAGGAACTGCTTCGCCAGGCCCAATCCGGCGGCATGGGTGCTAGCGAGGCGGCTCCGGAGAAAGCATCCCAAGATCTCGAGGCACTCGACCAGAGCGAGATAGAAGCCTTGTTTTCGACCCCCGGAGCCTCTGAAGCACCTAAGCCCAAGCCAAAGCCCCAGGCCGCACCTGCCGCGACGGCAACCCAGCCAAGCGCAGCGCCAGCAGCCGGTGGTGAGGCGCACGACGATATGGAATATCTCCTGAATCAAGCCGAAGCTGCTTTGGCTTCACTCGATTCGCCCAGCCAAAACATGCCGGCGGGGATTTCGCCTTTCACGCTCCGCGATTTTGGTGGTTCCCCCGCGAGCACTGATAAGACAACAATCGATCTGGTTCGTGATGTTGAACTGGATGTCAAAATCGAACTCGGCCAGGCCGAAATGTACCTCGAAGAGGTGCTGCAGATGAAGAAGGGCTCGGTCGTTCCGCTGGACAAGCTGGCTGGCGATCCGGTCGATATCTTCGTAAACGGTCGCTTGATTGCCAAAGGGGAAGTCTTGATCCTCAACGACAACTTCTGCGTGCGAATCACCGAGTTGATCGTGGGCGATTCTGTGATCTAA
- a CDS encoding OmpA/MotB family protein: MDDDDGDPGIPEWVVTFGDMMSLLLTFFIMLVSMSEIKKDEQYQALVESFRRQFGHDSSMESVIAGNAKPRNSNLAKLATMGRAKRFSTHAGGDKVKAPVGDSPQVRIIRPGSKTAVGTVVYFKEDSDKLDETAIQALQAQSLEFGGKPQKIEIRGHTSLRPLPPDSPFKSHWELAYDRCMAVKEYLLSLGIDERRIRISVSGKNEPFHIGTDPLLLKQNSRVEVFLLDEVIDDLVGTKTEQANREAPPVEVPSK, from the coding sequence ATGGACGATGATGATGGAGATCCTGGCATCCCAGAATGGGTTGTGACCTTTGGCGATATGATGTCGCTTCTGCTCACATTCTTCATCATGCTGGTGTCGATGAGCGAAATCAAAAAAGATGAGCAGTACCAAGCTCTCGTCGAATCGTTTCGACGCCAATTCGGCCACGATTCTTCAATGGAAAGCGTGATTGCAGGCAACGCCAAACCACGCAATTCTAACTTGGCCAAACTAGCCACCATGGGACGCGCTAAACGTTTTTCGACCCATGCTGGCGGCGATAAAGTGAAAGCTCCGGTCGGAGATAGTCCGCAGGTACGGATTATTCGACCTGGTTCAAAAACAGCGGTGGGGACGGTTGTCTACTTCAAGGAAGACAGCGATAAGCTGGATGAAACCGCGATCCAAGCGTTACAAGCTCAGAGTCTCGAATTCGGCGGAAAGCCCCAGAAGATCGAGATTCGTGGGCATACGTCGCTCCGCCCGTTACCCCCCGATAGCCCCTTCAAATCGCACTGGGAACTGGCCTACGATCGCTGTATGGCCGTAAAAGAGTATCTGCTTTCGCTGGGCATCGACGAACGGAGAATTCGGATCTCGGTTTCTGGCAAGAACGAGCCATTTCATATCGGGACCGATCCGCTTCTGCTTAAACAGAATTCGCGGGTTGAAGTGTTTTTGCTGGATGAAGTGATCGACGACTTGGTCGGTACAAAGACCGAGCAAGCCAATCGCGAGGCTCCCCCCGTAGAAGTCCCGTCGAAGTAG